A genomic window from Haladaptatus caseinilyticus includes:
- a CDS encoding DUF7331 family protein, with protein sequence MSDRATDDGTLDRAETELPAPDEPMSSIEAYETEDGVVFYDAENPLGWLKSSSAVTLKKQV encoded by the coding sequence ATGTCTGACCGTGCAACTGATGACGGAACGCTGGACCGCGCAGAAACCGAGCTACCGGCTCCCGATGAGCCGATGAGTTCGATCGAAGCCTATGAGACGGAGGACGGTGTCGTATTTTATGACGCCGAAAATCCGCTCGGTTGGCTCAAGTCGTCGAGTGCGGTCACATTGAAGAAACAGGTCTGA
- a CDS encoding DNA-directed DNA polymerase gives MTQSGLGDFAGGDERPAAEAHAVAGNDDTTATVVDADTDWLPDSQGEIELAVTQVDYTIEGYGDDETPIIHVFGRTPDDEHEHVRVVGFRPYFYAPTKTLTEEKLNDDRLTGSEEGYESIRGEKLTKIFGRTPRDVGNIRDQFEHYEADILFPNRFLIDKDIKSGIRIPERRQEDGDLVVQENEVEAAEVQANLRVHTFDIEVDDRSGFPEDGEEPIICLTSHDSYRDEYIAWLFDAPDGDADLPDGLPDYEPLRDGPEIDVRTFEEEEAMLSAFLDYIDDTDPDVLTGWNFDDFDAPYFLDRLERLDGQHHDYDLDYERLSRVNEVWRSDWGGPTVKGRVVFDLLYAYKRTQFTELDSYRLDAVGETELGVGKERYAGDIGDLWEENPTRLLEYNVRDVELCVELDKKQDIVTFWREVASFVGCKLEDATTPGDAVDVYVLHKAHGQFALPSKGQFEAEDYEGGAVFDPITGVKENVTVLDLKSLYPMCMVTLNLSPETSVDPEAYDGDTYVAPNGSHFRKEPDGIVREIINETLSEREEKKSLRNEHSPDSAEYEIFDRQQAAVKVIMNSLYGVLGWEKFRLYDKEMGAAITATGREVIEFTETAANEIDYNVAYGDTDSVMLELGGDIEKSEALDQSFEIEEHINARYDEFAREELNAEEHRFQIEFEKLYRRFFQAGKKKRYAGYIVWKEGKDVDDIDITGFEYKRSDIAPITKEVQRRVIEMIVTGEDLDDVETYVHDVIEDFLGGNVDLDEIAIPGGIGKRLDNYDTDTAQVRGAKYANLLLGTNFQRGSKPKRLYLKKVHPSYFERIERERDLDARPDTLYGEFKHEQDVICFEYADQIPEEFEVDWDKMLDKTLKGPIARVLEALDISWEEVKTGQQQTGLSSFM, from the coding sequence ATGACTCAATCTGGGCTTGGTGACTTCGCGGGCGGAGACGAGCGCCCCGCGGCAGAAGCCCACGCCGTTGCAGGAAACGACGACACGACGGCAACTGTCGTTGACGCCGATACGGACTGGCTTCCGGATTCGCAAGGTGAAATCGAACTGGCAGTCACGCAGGTCGATTACACCATCGAAGGATACGGTGACGACGAAACGCCGATAATCCACGTCTTCGGGCGCACTCCGGACGACGAACACGAGCACGTCCGTGTCGTCGGATTTCGGCCGTACTTCTATGCACCGACGAAAACGCTCACCGAGGAGAAACTGAACGACGACCGTCTCACTGGTTCCGAGGAGGGGTACGAAAGTATCCGCGGCGAGAAACTGACGAAGATATTCGGTCGGACGCCACGCGACGTAGGGAACATTCGCGACCAGTTCGAACACTACGAAGCGGACATCCTGTTCCCGAACCGCTTTCTCATCGACAAGGACATCAAAAGCGGCATACGCATTCCGGAACGTCGGCAGGAGGACGGCGACCTCGTCGTTCAGGAGAACGAAGTCGAAGCAGCGGAGGTGCAAGCAAACCTTCGTGTCCACACGTTCGACATCGAGGTGGACGACCGCTCCGGCTTTCCGGAGGACGGTGAAGAGCCGATAATCTGTCTTACGAGCCACGACTCCTACCGGGACGAGTACATCGCGTGGTTGTTCGACGCACCCGATGGAGATGCCGACCTGCCGGACGGCCTGCCGGACTACGAACCGCTCCGCGACGGCCCCGAAATCGACGTTCGAACGTTCGAGGAAGAAGAAGCCATGCTGTCGGCGTTCCTCGACTACATCGACGACACCGACCCGGACGTGCTTACCGGTTGGAATTTCGACGACTTCGACGCGCCGTATTTCTTAGACAGGTTGGAACGACTCGACGGCCAACATCACGACTACGATCTCGACTACGAACGGCTCTCACGCGTGAACGAGGTCTGGCGGAGCGATTGGGGTGGTCCGACCGTGAAAGGTCGCGTCGTCTTCGACCTGCTGTACGCCTATAAGCGAACCCAGTTCACCGAACTCGACTCCTATCGACTCGACGCTGTCGGTGAGACGGAACTCGGCGTCGGCAAGGAACGCTACGCTGGCGACATCGGCGACCTCTGGGAGGAAAACCCCACACGATTGCTGGAGTACAACGTTCGGGACGTGGAACTCTGTGTCGAACTCGACAAAAAGCAGGACATCGTCACCTTCTGGCGGGAGGTCGCCTCGTTCGTCGGCTGTAAACTCGAAGACGCAACGACGCCCGGCGACGCGGTGGACGTGTACGTCCTCCACAAAGCGCACGGTCAGTTCGCGCTCCCCTCGAAGGGACAGTTCGAGGCCGAGGATTACGAGGGGGGTGCGGTGTTCGATCCGATTACCGGCGTCAAGGAGAACGTCACCGTGCTCGACCTGAAGTCGTTGTATCCGATGTGTATGGTGACGCTCAACCTGTCGCCGGAAACCTCGGTCGATCCCGAGGCGTACGACGGCGACACTTACGTCGCGCCCAACGGGAGCCATTTCCGGAAGGAACCCGACGGTATCGTCCGGGAAATCATCAACGAGACCCTTTCCGAGCGTGAGGAAAAGAAATCGCTTCGGAACGAACACAGTCCCGACAGCGCGGAGTACGAAATCTTCGATCGTCAACAGGCCGCGGTGAAGGTCATCATGAACTCGTTGTACGGCGTACTGGGCTGGGAGAAGTTCCGCCTCTACGACAAGGAGATGGGTGCTGCCATCACCGCGACCGGCCGGGAAGTCATCGAGTTCACCGAGACAGCGGCGAACGAAATCGATTACAACGTGGCGTACGGCGATACCGACTCCGTAATGCTCGAACTCGGGGGCGACATCGAAAAATCAGAAGCGCTAGACCAGTCGTTCGAAATCGAGGAGCACATCAATGCGAGATACGACGAGTTCGCACGCGAGGAACTGAACGCCGAGGAACACCGCTTCCAAATCGAGTTCGAAAAGCTGTACCGCCGGTTCTTCCAGGCGGGCAAGAAAAAGCGCTATGCGGGTTATATCGTCTGGAAAGAAGGCAAGGACGTGGACGATATCGACATCACCGGCTTCGAGTACAAACGCTCGGACATCGCCCCGATCACGAAGGAAGTCCAACGGCGGGTCATCGAAATGATCGTGACCGGGGAGGATTTGGATGACGTGGAAACCTACGTTCACGACGTTATCGAGGACTTCCTCGGCGGCAACGTCGATTTGGACGAAATCGCTATCCCCGGCGGAATCGGCAAGCGACTCGACAACTACGACACCGACACGGCACAGGTTCGCGGCGCGAAGTACGCCAATCTCCTCCTCGGAACCAACTTCCAACGCGGGAGTAAGCCGAAACGACTCTATCTGAAGAAAGTCCATCCGTCGTACTTCGAGCGAATCGAGCGGGAGAGGGATTTGGATGCTCGACCGGATACGCTGTACGGCGAGTTCAAACACGAACAGGACGTTATTTGCTTCGAGTACGCGGACCAGATACCCGAGGAATTCGAGGTGGACTGGGACAAAATGCTCGATAAGACGCTCAAGGGACCGATTGCACGCGTCCTCGAAGCACTCGATATTTCCTGGGAAGAAGTAAAAACGGGCCAGCAACAGACGGGCTTGAGCAGCTTTATGTAG
- a CDS encoding ABC transporter ATP-binding protein — translation MATLELKNVHAEVVEEGEKILNGVDLEVASGEIHALMGPNGSGKSTTSKIVAGHPAYEVTEGEVLLHIEEDEFDDIEIPDDLRTWNLLELEPNERAALGVFLAFQYPAEIEGVTMSNFLRTALNAKLEDREELFEEDDGEEEEEEAGYDTSPMEGPADDGEVSVAEFQELLKEKMELLDMDEKFAMRYLNAGFSGGEKKQNEVLQAAILEPSIAVLDEIDSGLDIDRLQDVSNGINALRDEQGTGILQITHYQRILDYVEPDTVHIMLDGEIVMEGGPELAEELEDKGYDWVRDEVYQTA, via the coding sequence ATGGCAACGCTTGAACTAAAAAATGTCCACGCAGAGGTCGTGGAAGAAGGTGAAAAAATCCTCAACGGCGTCGATCTCGAAGTAGCATCCGGCGAGATTCACGCCCTGATGGGACCGAACGGGAGCGGAAAATCGACGACGTCGAAAATCGTCGCAGGACACCCTGCCTACGAAGTTACCGAAGGTGAGGTACTGCTCCACATCGAAGAGGACGAGTTCGACGACATCGAGATTCCGGACGACCTGCGCACTTGGAACCTTCTCGAACTGGAACCGAACGAGCGTGCCGCGCTCGGTGTCTTCCTCGCGTTCCAGTACCCCGCAGAAATCGAGGGCGTCACGATGTCGAACTTCCTCCGTACCGCACTCAACGCGAAACTCGAAGATCGCGAAGAGCTCTTCGAGGAAGACGACGGGGAGGAAGAAGAGGAAGAGGCGGGCTACGACACCAGTCCGATGGAAGGCCCCGCCGACGACGGTGAAGTCAGTGTCGCCGAGTTCCAGGAACTCCTCAAAGAGAAGATGGAACTGCTCGACATGGACGAGAAGTTCGCGATGCGATACCTGAACGCTGGCTTCTCCGGCGGAGAGAAAAAGCAGAACGAGGTTTTGCAGGCCGCAATCCTCGAACCGTCCATCGCGGTGCTCGACGAAATCGACTCCGGACTGGACATCGACCGTCTGCAGGACGTTTCGAACGGAATCAACGCACTGCGCGACGAACAGGGTACTGGTATCCTCCAGATTACCCACTACCAGCGTATCCTCGACTACGTCGAGCCAGATACGGTTCACATCATGCTCGACGGGGAAATCGTCATGGAAGGCGGACCGGAACTCGCCGAGGAACTCGAGGACAAGGGATACGACTGGGTCCGCGACGAAGTCTACCAGACTGCGTAA
- the sufB gene encoding Fe-S cluster assembly protein SufB → MSSEQDHLKETDTEERFEFKKEQRAAVKSDKGLTEEVVRLISEDKDEPEWMLQRRLRALEHYQNMPLPTDWPGQPDLTELDIEEIVPYIRPDVETRGGADDWDDLPDDIKDTFDKLGIPEAERKALSGVGAQYESEVVYQNMQDQWEEKGVVFMNMDQAVQEHEDLVKEYFMTKCVPPSDNKFAALHGAVWSGGSFVYVPEDVTVQMPVQAYFRMNSEGMGQFEHTLIIAEEGSEVHYIEGCSAPKYGRHNLHSGGVEVFVGEDAHVQYSTVQNWSKNTFNLNTKRAIVEAGGRMEWVSGSMGSKATMLYPCSILKGRGASANQISIAFAGKGQNIDTGAKVYHNAPKTNSTIESKSISKDGGRTNYRGLVHISDGAVDSSTSVECDALMFDNESTSDTMPYMEINEDRVDVAHEATVGKIGDEDVFYLQSRGLDDDDAKQMIVSGFIEPITEELPIEYAVELNRLIELEMEGSLG, encoded by the coding sequence ATGAGCTCAGAACAGGACCACTTGAAAGAGACAGATACCGAAGAACGGTTCGAGTTCAAGAAAGAACAGCGGGCCGCGGTCAAATCCGACAAGGGTCTGACCGAAGAGGTCGTCCGCCTCATCAGCGAGGACAAGGACGAACCCGAATGGATGCTTCAGCGGCGTCTCCGCGCACTGGAACATTACCAGAACATGCCCCTGCCGACGGACTGGCCCGGCCAGCCCGACTTGACAGAACTCGATATAGAAGAAATCGTCCCGTACATTCGACCCGACGTGGAAACCCGCGGCGGTGCCGACGATTGGGACGACCTCCCGGACGACATCAAGGACACGTTCGACAAGCTCGGCATTCCGGAGGCGGAGCGTAAAGCGCTCTCCGGCGTCGGTGCCCAGTACGAGTCCGAGGTCGTCTACCAGAACATGCAGGACCAGTGGGAGGAAAAGGGCGTCGTGTTCATGAACATGGACCAAGCGGTCCAAGAACACGAGGACCTCGTGAAAGAGTACTTCATGACGAAATGTGTGCCGCCAAGCGACAACAAGTTCGCGGCACTCCACGGTGCGGTCTGGTCCGGCGGGTCGTTCGTCTACGTCCCCGAGGACGTGACGGTGCAGATGCCCGTCCAGGCGTACTTCCGCATGAACTCCGAGGGGATGGGGCAGTTCGAGCACACGCTCATCATCGCCGAGGAAGGTTCCGAAGTCCACTACATCGAAGGCTGTTCCGCGCCGAAGTACGGCCGACACAACCTCCACTCCGGCGGCGTCGAAGTGTTCGTCGGTGAGGACGCTCACGTCCAGTACTCGACCGTCCAGAACTGGTCGAAGAACACGTTCAACCTGAACACCAAGCGCGCCATCGTCGAAGCCGGCGGCCGCATGGAATGGGTGTCCGGAAGCATGGGTTCGAAGGCGACGATGCTGTACCCGTGTTCCATCCTGAAGGGACGTGGCGCGAGCGCAAATCAGATCTCCATCGCGTTCGCTGGCAAAGGTCAGAACATCGACACCGGCGCGAAGGTGTACCACAACGCGCCGAAAACGAACTCGACCATCGAGTCGAAATCCATCAGCAAGGACGGTGGCCGAACGAACTACCGCGGTCTCGTCCACATCAGTGATGGTGCGGTGGACTCGTCCACGTCGGTCGAATGTGACGCGCTGATGTTCGACAACGAATCCACGTCGGACACCATGCCGTACATGGAAATCAACGAAGACCGCGTCGACGTTGCCCACGAGGCAACGGTCGGTAAAATCGGCGACGAGGACGTGTTCTACCTCCAGAGTCGCGGGTTGGACGACGACGACGCGAAACAGATGATCGTGAGTGGCTTCATTGAGCCCATCACGGAAGAACTCCCGATCGAGTACGCGGTCGAACTCAACCGCCTCATCGAACTCGAAATGGAGGGGAGCCTCGGATGA
- the sufD gene encoding Fe-S cluster assembly protein SufD, with the protein MSTQVHSTLSEETVREISSDLGEPEWLLETRLDALDSLSDIDMPDVIRTPGRDWTNLDALDYESFVDPLSATEEKERVEPEGVSVLSMADALDEHEDLVKEYFGSVIDPQENYLTALSTALFTTGTLIYVPKGVDAEDVKIRTTMQSQSLFNYTLVVTEESSSVTILERQDSEELSGERYYSGLVEIVAGENSHVQYGSLQDLDEETYNYTLKRGNTADYATLNWIEGNLGSRLTKSSVETNLDGEGSETKTVGAFFGHDDQHFDVAARVWHNTAHTTADLVTRGVLDDEARSVYEGVQDVGTEAWDTSSYQRENTLMLSDGSEADASPKLIINNHDTEASHSATVGQVDKEDLFYMTSRGVPAQLAKDMLVEGFFVPVLDEVEVEELREDLDSRIVERLGN; encoded by the coding sequence ATGAGCACGCAGGTACACAGCACGCTCTCGGAGGAAACCGTTCGCGAGATTTCGAGCGACCTCGGCGAACCCGAGTGGCTGCTCGAAACCCGGCTCGACGCGCTCGATTCGCTTTCCGACATCGACATGCCGGACGTTATCCGGACGCCGGGACGCGACTGGACGAACCTCGACGCGCTCGACTACGAGAGCTTCGTCGACCCGCTTTCCGCGACCGAAGAAAAGGAGCGAGTCGAACCGGAAGGCGTCTCGGTCCTCTCGATGGCGGACGCGCTGGACGAACACGAAGACCTCGTCAAGGAGTACTTCGGTTCGGTCATCGACCCACAGGAGAACTACCTGACGGCGCTCTCGACCGCGCTGTTCACGACTGGCACGCTCATCTACGTCCCGAAGGGCGTCGATGCGGAAGACGTGAAAATCCGGACGACGATGCAGAGCCAATCGCTGTTCAACTACACGCTCGTCGTCACCGAGGAATCGAGTTCGGTGACGATTCTGGAGCGACAAGACAGCGAAGAACTCTCCGGCGAGCGCTACTACAGCGGACTCGTCGAAATCGTCGCTGGCGAGAACAGCCACGTCCAGTACGGCTCCCTCCAAGATTTGGACGAGGAGACGTACAACTACACGCTGAAGCGCGGCAACACCGCAGATTACGCCACGCTCAACTGGATCGAGGGCAACCTCGGGTCGCGTCTCACGAAGTCCTCAGTCGAGACGAACCTCGACGGCGAAGGCTCCGAGACGAAGACCGTCGGCGCGTTCTTCGGTCACGACGACCAGCACTTCGACGTAGCAGCCCGCGTCTGGCACAACACCGCACACACGACCGCAGACCTCGTGACCCGTGGCGTGCTCGACGACGAAGCACGCTCCGTCTACGAGGGCGTGCAGGACGTCGGCACCGAAGCATGGGACACCAGTTCCTACCAGCGTGAAAACACGCTCATGCTGTCGGACGGAAGCGAGGCCGATGCGTCGCCGAAGCTCATCATCAACAACCACGACACGGAAGCGAGCCACTCCGCGACGGTCGGACAGGTCGATAAAGAGGACCTGTTCTACATGACCTCGCGCGGCGTGCCCGCCCAACTGGCGAAGGACATGCTCGTCGAAGGATTCTTCGTCCCCGTTCTGGACGAAGTCGAAGTCGAAGAACTCCGCGAAGACCTCGATTCGAGAATCGTCGAACGTCTCGGTAACTAA
- a CDS encoding ferritin-like domain-containing protein, translated as MSVGQRVSSDRQLARLLQIGVVLEELVEARAARHFESLPSREQDELHKDVRELLSESGEESAEHRERLESLIDELDAETIPFEEIELLVGEQYAQTAPDDFDGVLYDQLHGEETAYKFYDDLITAIEASEATFALDRDRLLETLTAIRAEEAEGVEEVAKLMEARE; from the coding sequence ATGAGTGTGGGTCAGCGCGTCTCATCGGACCGCCAACTCGCGCGCTTACTCCAGATCGGTGTCGTCTTGGAGGAACTCGTCGAAGCACGGGCGGCGCGCCATTTCGAGTCGCTACCATCCCGTGAGCAGGACGAACTCCACAAGGATGTGCGCGAACTGCTTTCCGAATCCGGTGAAGAGTCAGCAGAACATCGGGAACGTCTCGAGTCACTCATCGATGAACTCGATGCTGAGACGATCCCGTTCGAGGAAATCGAACTGTTGGTCGGCGAACAGTACGCCCAGACCGCCCCGGACGATTTCGATGGCGTCCTCTACGACCAACTGCACGGCGAAGAGACGGCATACAAGTTTTACGACGATCTCATCACGGCTATCGAGGCGAGTGAGGCCACGTTCGCGCTCGACCGTGACCGGCTGCTCGAAACGCTCACTGCGATTCGAGCGGAGGAAGCTGAGGGTGTCGAGGAAGTGGCGAAACTGATGGAGGCCAGAGAATGA
- a CDS encoding metal-dependent transcriptional regulator, translated as MNTADQYLKAIYLVQRIEDGPAATGVLADRLDVSPASVNEMIGKLQDRGLVEHEKYRGATLTDDGEERASDALQTYCILERFLANVLEVDEFRMEAKQLESVIDETVAERLDTIIDREPQCPDCFHAEEDMCAYLIGEGEAD; from the coding sequence ATGAACACCGCAGACCAGTACCTCAAAGCGATTTATCTCGTCCAACGCATCGAAGATGGACCGGCGGCGACAGGCGTCCTTGCCGACCGACTCGACGTGAGTCCCGCGAGCGTCAACGAGATGATCGGCAAACTCCAGGACCGCGGACTCGTCGAACACGAGAAGTATCGCGGTGCAACCCTCACTGACGACGGCGAAGAACGCGCCAGCGACGCGCTTCAAACCTACTGCATCCTCGAACGCTTCCTCGCTAACGTCCTCGAAGTCGATGAGTTTCGTATGGAGGCAAAACAACTCGAAAGCGTTATCGACGAAACGGTAGCGGAGCGGCTCGATACGATAATCGACCGCGAACCGCAGTGCCCGGACTGCTTTCACGCTGAAGAGGACATGTGTGCGTATTTGATTGGCGAGGGTGAAGCGGACTGA
- a CDS encoding metallophosphoesterase family protein has protein sequence MSEHEMGTERTSIVNRQTDLVVESPDNHTDSGPVFARFSRPRSDVPTTIALVSDTHVSAEKRGTWKVFHRTQSRLRTVLADANARDVDAVVFAGDLTEDGAVEDFETFDSILSTLEIPFVAVPGNHDVPKSFDTHQTPALSSFESEYTPGELPFLERVGGVDIIGLNSAETPSGSLADCHDGAVSDSQLAWLDETLPRTEEPIVVMHHNLPGLSGEDGVHSWRRSFPTRNADELVATLARHDVPLHVSGHLHVPSVTKTSGVREVIAPSLCSFPQAYLQFEIGPAGTTVRLVPTADSEGTKEAYIHATQDTARSDAVAEMTLDRLSTLPLSDEWPSTRD, from the coding sequence ATGTCCGAGCACGAAATGGGAACCGAGCGTACGAGCATCGTCAATCGACAAACCGATCTCGTCGTCGAGTCACCCGATAACCACACAGATTCTGGTCCCGTATTTGCTCGCTTTTCTCGTCCTCGAAGCGACGTTCCGACGACCATCGCTCTCGTTTCCGACACGCACGTCTCGGCCGAAAAGCGTGGAACGTGGAAGGTTTTTCACCGTACCCAATCACGGCTTCGAACCGTACTCGCGGATGCGAACGCACGCGACGTCGATGCCGTCGTGTTCGCAGGGGACTTGACGGAAGACGGTGCTGTAGAGGATTTCGAAACGTTCGATTCTATCCTCTCGACGCTCGAAATCCCTTTCGTCGCCGTTCCCGGCAATCACGACGTGCCGAAGTCGTTCGACACGCACCAAACGCCTGCCCTTTCGTCGTTCGAATCGGAGTACACTCCCGGGGAACTGCCCTTTCTCGAACGCGTCGGTGGCGTCGATATTATCGGATTGAACAGCGCAGAGACACCGAGTGGTTCGCTGGCCGATTGCCATGACGGTGCTGTCTCGGACTCCCAACTCGCATGGTTGGACGAGACGCTTCCGAGGACGGAGGAACCGATCGTCGTCATGCATCACAACCTTCCCGGCCTTTCCGGCGAAGACGGCGTCCATTCGTGGCGACGTTCGTTTCCAACTCGAAATGCTGACGAACTGGTCGCGACACTCGCTCGACACGACGTCCCGCTCCACGTCTCGGGGCATCTGCACGTTCCATCCGTCACGAAAACGAGCGGTGTGCGCGAGGTCATCGCTCCATCCCTCTGTTCGTTCCCGCAGGCATACCTCCAGTTCGAGATCGGCCCTGCTGGTACGACGGTACGACTCGTCCCAACCGCGGATTCGGAAGGGACAAAAGAAGCCTATATTCATGCAACACAGGACACCGCACGAAGCGACGCGGTTGCCGAGATGACCCTCGACCGTCTCTCTACACTTCCGCTCTCGGATGAGTGGCCATCGACTCGGGACTAG
- a CDS encoding alanyl-tRNA editing protein, producing the protein MTEALYLDDSSDTEFEATVERVADDRIVLDRTLFYPKGGGQPADMGVLEANGETWRVTGVRKKDTIYHMVDGTPPEEGATITGRIDRERRYAHMQYHTAQHLLSAVLLNEYDAQTTGNQLYTDRARIDCAYERFTDEEFTHIESVMNGRIEDGLTVSWYEMSRDEAEATLDPERTRIHLLPESIREIRIVEIDDYDRTACAGTHVENTAELGEFRITGRETKGTDEERLKFVLD; encoded by the coding sequence ATGACCGAGGCACTATATCTCGACGACTCGTCCGACACGGAGTTCGAAGCCACGGTAGAGCGGGTCGCTGACGACCGGATCGTTCTCGACCGGACGCTGTTCTATCCGAAAGGCGGTGGCCAACCCGCTGATATGGGTGTCCTCGAAGCGAACGGGGAAACGTGGCGAGTCACCGGCGTACGAAAGAAAGACACGATCTATCACATGGTCGATGGGACCCCACCCGAGGAGGGAGCAACCATTACAGGACGAATCGATCGTGAACGGCGATACGCTCATATGCAGTATCACACTGCACAACACCTCCTGTCCGCGGTCCTGCTGAACGAATACGATGCGCAGACGACTGGCAACCAACTGTACACTGACCGTGCCCGTATCGACTGTGCCTACGAGCGGTTTACCGACGAGGAGTTCACCCATATCGAGTCGGTAATGAACGGACGTATCGAGGATGGACTCACAGTTAGCTGGTACGAGATGAGCCGCGATGAAGCGGAAGCGACCCTCGACCCGGAACGCACTCGAATCCACCTCCTCCCCGAAAGTATCCGTGAGATTCGTATCGTGGAAATCGATGACTACGACCGAACTGCTTGTGCGGGTACACACGTCGAAAACACCGCCGAGCTCGGCGAGTTCCGGATTACCGGACGGGAAACGAAGGGAACCGATGAAGAGCGATTGAAGTTCGTCCTCGACTAG
- a CDS encoding HD domain-containing protein yields the protein MGVEIKGSPVSEQEFEEMKAFVYEYLSASVKNEDGGGRMRWYPWHSADYRFNHILNVVNLAETIAEREGADIDVARVAALFHDIAKLDADQEVHAEEGARVAREYLESRGEFPESFVDQVCKAVEDHSFQGDLSRLSKEAQCLIEADMLDKVGANGTALMLLRMGYEARTHMAAAEMVDRVLERGKDASSRVQSETARDIAHRRLKRVKWFREWLEEEVPEMDAETTSSPRGRGP from the coding sequence ATGGGTGTCGAAATTAAGGGGTCACCCGTTTCTGAACAGGAATTCGAGGAGATGAAAGCGTTCGTGTACGAGTATCTTTCCGCGAGCGTAAAAAACGAGGATGGTGGTGGTCGAATGCGCTGGTATCCGTGGCACTCCGCGGACTACAGATTCAACCACATCCTCAACGTCGTGAATCTCGCCGAAACGATCGCTGAACGGGAAGGGGCGGACATAGATGTCGCCCGCGTCGCTGCGCTGTTTCACGACATCGCCAAACTCGATGCGGATCAAGAGGTCCACGCCGAAGAGGGTGCGCGGGTCGCGCGTGAATACCTCGAATCGCGTGGCGAGTTCCCCGAATCGTTCGTCGACCAAGTCTGCAAAGCCGTCGAGGACCATTCGTTTCAGGGGGATCTCTCCCGCCTCTCGAAGGAAGCTCAGTGTCTCATCGAGGCCGACATGCTCGACAAGGTCGGTGCGAACGGAACGGCCCTCATGCTCCTTCGGATGGGATACGAAGCTCGGACGCACATGGCAGCCGCCGAGATGGTCGATCGAGTTCTCGAACGGGGAAAAGACGCATCCTCTAGAGTGCAAAGTGAGACTGCGCGCGACATCGCCCACCGGAGACTCAAGCGCGTGAAATGGTTCCGCGAATGGTTGGAAGAGGAAGTTCCGGAGATGGACGCCGAAACGACCAGTTCGCCGCGGGGACGCGGGCCGTAG
- a CDS encoding LysE family translocator translates to MIESLVSALAGVVLGLSLAAPPGPMNAVIAEESVLRGWWSGFSAGLGAITADACFFVLALAGVVAIVREAPFVRSVMVGVGGLLMLYFAYGAAKDATGTFTGEDNDADAKGFRKAFALAITNPYQIIWWLTAGVGLLDSGQFDALSGVPGSLIVTTGGPVIIVGFFAGIALWISGFPAALVAAGTRVDSFAPAVAYLSAGVLAVAGISFLYDALMTVL, encoded by the coding sequence ATGATCGAGTCGCTCGTCTCGGCACTCGCTGGCGTCGTTCTCGGTCTGTCGCTCGCGGCCCCGCCGGGACCGATGAATGCGGTCATCGCCGAGGAAAGCGTCCTCCGAGGGTGGTGGTCGGGGTTTTCAGCCGGATTAGGTGCGATAACCGCCGATGCCTGTTTTTTCGTCCTCGCGCTTGCTGGCGTCGTGGCCATCGTCAGAGAGGCACCGTTCGTCCGCAGCGTCATGGTCGGGGTTGGCGGCCTTCTCATGCTGTATTTTGCATACGGTGCGGCGAAGGATGCGACTGGAACGTTCACCGGCGAAGACAACGACGCGGACGCGAAGGGATTCAGAAAAGCGTTCGCGTTAGCGATTACGAATCCCTATCAGATCATCTGGTGGCTAACGGCGGGCGTCGGTCTGCTCGACTCAGGGCAGTTCGACGCGCTTTCCGGAGTTCCCGGAAGCCTCATAGTGACGACTGGGGGACCAGTCATTATCGTCGGCTTCTTCGCCGGAATCGCGCTCTGGATAAGCGGCTTTCCTGCGGCGCTGGTCGCCGCGGGAACGCGAGTGGATTCTTTCGCGCCAGCAGTCGCGTATCTGAGCGCGGGCGTCCTTGCGGTCGCGGGCATATCGTTCCTCTACGACGCGCTCATGACGGTTCTATAG